From one Streptococcus pneumoniae genomic stretch:
- a CDS encoding TIGR01212 family radical SAM protein (This family includes YhcC from E. coli K-12, an uncharacterized radical SAM protein.), which translates to MKSYNALNDYYRKIFGEKTFKVPIDAGFDCPNRDGTVAKGGCTFCTVSGSGDAIVAPDAPIREQFYKEIDFMHRKWPEVRKYLVYFQNFTNTHDKVEVIRERYEQAINEPGVVGINIGTRPDCLPDETIAYLAELSERMHVTVELGLQTTFEETSDLINRAHSYELYVETVKRLRKFPKIEIVSHLINGLPGETHEMMLENVRRCVTDNDIQGIKLHLLHLMTNTRMQRDYHEGRLRLLSQEEYVKIICDQLEIIPKHIVIHRITGDAPRDMLIGPMWSLNKWEVLNAIEDEMRRRGSVQGCKAKEQKFTC; encoded by the coding sequence ATGAAATCTTACAATGCCTTGAATGATTATTATCGGAAAATATTTGGAGAAAAGACCTTTAAAGTGCCGATTGATGCAGGTTTTGACTGCCCTAATCGTGACGGTACAGTGGCAAAAGGTGGCTGTACTTTTTGTACGGTGTCGGGTTCTGGTGATGCCATTGTAGCACCTGACGCCCCCATTCGGGAGCAATTTTACAAGGAAATCGACTTCATGCACCGCAAGTGGCCTGAAGTTAGAAAATACTTGGTCTATTTCCAGAATTTTACCAATACGCACGACAAGGTCGAAGTCATTCGAGAACGGTATGAACAAGCCATTAACGAGCCTGGGGTGGTCGGAATCAATATCGGTACCCGTCCGGACTGCCTGCCAGATGAAACGATTGCCTACCTCGCTGAATTGTCTGAGCGCATGCATGTGACGGTGGAGTTGGGCTTGCAGACGACTTTTGAAGAAACGTCTGATTTGATTAACCGCGCCCATTCTTATGAACTCTATGTGGAGACCGTGAAACGCTTGCGGAAGTTTCCCAAGATTGAAATCGTCTCCCACTTGATTAACGGCCTGCCCGGTGAGACGCACGAGATGATGCTAGAAAATGTCCGCCGTTGCGTGACAGATAATGATATTCAGGGAATTAAGTTGCACTTGCTTCATCTGATGACCAATACTCGTATGCAACGGGATTACCATGAAGGACGCCTGCGGCTGCTTAGTCAAGAAGAATATGTCAAGATTATTTGTGACCAGCTGGAGATTATCCCTAAGCACATCGTCATTCATCGGATTACAGGAGATGCTCCCCGCGATATGCTGATTGGGCCTATGTGGAGCCTCAATAAGTGGGAAGTGCTAAATGCGATTGAAGATGAAATGCGCCGCCGCGGAAGCGTGCAAGGTTGCAAGGCAAAGGAGCAAAAATTTACATGTTAA